The proteins below are encoded in one region of Oryzias melastigma strain HK-1 linkage group LG7, ASM292280v2, whole genome shotgun sequence:
- the LOC112159423 gene encoding uncharacterized protein LOC112159423: protein MFDFTSLLFPLILTWMLTFTDAQTFRNKNVRVGDEVTLKCGNANDFSDGCSWITWLYSNSTNPATTLFEHGKILKDVGSKSDRLNVTEKCSLVIKKITDEDAGTYNCRQFSTSGQMETEFQVQLTVRNADSSATTGSVLQTLKPSAAPDNFTNTNMTAVIITAAVIVAACILVVVMLMGWRRIKERKTKIEANMAYMVSFELL from the exons ATGTTTGACTTCACATCACTTCTCTTCCCTCTGATTCTGACATGGATGCTCACATTTACAG ACGCTCAAACATTCAGAAACAAGAATGTCAGAGTTGGAGATGAAGTCACTTTGAAGTGTGGAAATGCAAATGATTTCAGTGATGGATGTTCCTGGATCACATGGTTGTACAGTAATTCAACCAACCCAGCAACTACCCTGTTTGAACACGGGAAGATTCTCAAAGATGTTGGATCTAAATCAGACAGACTGAATGTTACAGAGAAATGTTCTCTGGTTATAAAGAAGATCAcagatgaagatgctggaacATACAACTGCAGACAGTTCAGCACATCAGGACAAATGGAGACAGAATTTCAGGTACAACTGACCGTCAGAAACG CTGACTCCTCAGCAACCACAGGATCAGTTCTGCAAACATTGAAACCATCAGCTGCACCAGATAATTTCACCAATACAA ACATGACAGCAGTGATCATCACTGCAGCTGTAATTGTTGCAGCATGCATTCTAGTTGTTGTGATGCTGATGGGATGGAGGAGGATTAAAG aaagaaaaacaaagattgagGCAAACATGGCATACATGGTGAGTTTTGAACTTCTGTAA